A genomic window from Flavobacterium johnsoniae includes:
- a CDS encoding helix-turn-helix domain-containing protein, with protein MKIEATLLTPETPIIKIKIGDKYYPKSILTEENIVINNNEEEKITSRHLITEGLVLLDTQMYFSTSKTFIFEIDEESVVMNFTYHDNAETKIQDLEGEKYSKENTHNIFYTNNYKASFYFPAFTKINYLSIILSKEFYYNIINEDWQLHEKFSKNILNKKSSYLTSKYLPFTPAIQWVTHEIKSCTRQGALKRIYIESKIKELLIYQLETLNTKPSIQENIDEEDYTKLLEAKKILDNDYRNTPTLPELSRLISLNEFKLKKGFKACFGTTVKRYIIKLRMEHAKELFQSKTATVSEAAYKCGYKDVSHFSAAFKSYYGFSPQKFKLNTDFLQFWLIGLSFLF; from the coding sequence TTGAAAATCGAAGCCACACTTTTAACACCAGAAACCCCAATAATAAAAATTAAAATTGGAGATAAATATTATCCCAAAAGCATATTAACCGAAGAAAATATTGTTATAAATAACAACGAAGAAGAGAAAATCACAAGCCGTCATTTAATAACTGAAGGTCTTGTTTTATTGGATACACAGATGTATTTTTCTACTTCTAAAACCTTTATTTTCGAAATTGACGAAGAATCTGTAGTCATGAATTTTACCTACCATGACAATGCAGAAACTAAGATCCAAGATTTGGAAGGAGAGAAATATTCTAAAGAAAATACGCATAATATTTTTTATACGAACAACTATAAAGCTTCTTTTTATTTTCCAGCTTTTACAAAAATCAATTATTTATCAATAATTCTTTCTAAAGAGTTTTATTATAATATAATCAATGAAGATTGGCAACTGCATGAAAAGTTCTCAAAAAACATTTTAAACAAAAAATCCAGTTATCTAACTTCAAAATATCTTCCTTTTACACCTGCAATACAATGGGTTACACACGAAATAAAAAGCTGTACAAGGCAAGGCGCTCTCAAACGAATTTATATAGAAAGCAAGATTAAGGAGCTTCTAATTTATCAGCTTGAAACTCTAAATACAAAACCTTCTATACAAGAAAATATTGACGAGGAAGATTACACCAAATTATTAGAAGCAAAAAAAATACTAGACAACGATTATCGAAACACACCTACTCTACCAGAACTTTCGAGACTTATCTCGTTAAATGAATTCAAATTAAAAAAAGGTTTTAAAGCCTGTTTTGGCACAACTGTCAAAAGATATATCATAAAACTTAGAATGGAACACGCAAAAGAATTGTTTCAAAGCAAAACGGCAACTGTAAGCGAAGCTGCGTATAAGTGCGGTTACAAAGATGTTTCTCATTTTTCGGCTGCTTTTAAAAGCTACTATGGATTTTCCCCTCAAAAATTCAAACTTAATACCGACTTTCTGCAATTCTGGTTAATCGGACTTTCATTTTTATTCTAA
- a CDS encoding TonB-dependent receptor domain-containing protein: MKKIKFAVLLVFLFTSMYNYSQQGPGGNKVKVSGKVLEKVSKQPLEYATISITAPNDTKVIAGGITNPKGEFEVAVAPGTYDIKVEFISFKSTEIKQRSIQGDTNLGVVNLSEDAAQLNEVVVRAEKSTVEIKLDKKVYNVGQDMIVKGGSVSDVLDNVPSVSVDTEGNVSLRGSDNIRILIDGRPSQAINMAEALRQLPADAIDKVEVITNPSARYDAEGGSGIINIILKKGKNQGFNGTLIASTGLPETYGLSANVNYKTEKLNYFTTAGYNYRTNEGAGKTNSEYLNADGTTKNFLDETRDTKRVRNGFNGRAGVEWTLTPTTFWTNAINYQNNTGDDRDLINYYNYDANRAFTGTSYRLNNADTGSENVEFTSNLIKNFNDKGHKLTADFSISRNTDDSNSTITASPNFNTTLNDQVQKQVLAQVDYVLPLGKGGQFEAGYKGSFGDLNNIYNVSTLDSNGQNVTDPNLSNTLEYKENINALYTQYGFKVNKFSYLFGLRWEDTNIQVNLLDNSDFNTKKYNNLFPSAFVSYEISDQSNFSASYSKRLSRPRGRFMNPAVNYASNINIFQGNPDLDPSLTDKYDIGYIKRWSKVTFNTSAYFENTKDVFSFVRSPTGDVVTPDGEVVTPAPGEVVDGTPVIKSSPINLGREQKFGFEFTFNYTPYKWWKLNSNFNFFNVKTTGENSYTDTQGNVVVQNLDNQANSWFARINSKVTLPYKIDWQLTGMYNGEQKTAQGKNLGQFGMNTAFSKDVMKDKATIAFNISDVFNSRKMRSYTYLDNVNSYSEFQFRKRQFNLSFTYRFNKPKGERDKNMPKNNDGGGEGGEFPG, translated from the coding sequence ATGAAAAAAATCAAATTTGCTGTACTGCTAGTATTCTTGTTTACAAGCATGTACAATTACTCACAACAAGGTCCTGGCGGCAACAAAGTAAAAGTCAGCGGAAAAGTATTAGAAAAAGTAAGTAAACAACCTTTAGAATATGCTACTATTTCTATTACTGCTCCAAATGATACTAAAGTTATCGCTGGCGGGATTACAAATCCAAAAGGAGAATTTGAGGTTGCTGTTGCACCAGGAACTTATGACATAAAAGTTGAATTTATCTCTTTTAAATCAACTGAAATTAAACAAAGAAGCATTCAAGGCGACACTAATTTAGGTGTTGTTAATTTATCTGAAGATGCTGCACAGCTTAATGAAGTTGTGGTTCGAGCTGAAAAATCTACTGTCGAAATAAAATTAGACAAAAAAGTTTACAACGTTGGTCAAGATATGATTGTAAAAGGAGGAAGCGTTAGCGACGTTTTAGACAATGTACCTTCTGTTTCTGTTGATACTGAAGGAAATGTTAGTTTAAGAGGAAGCGATAACATTCGCATTTTAATTGACGGAAGACCTTCGCAAGCTATTAATATGGCTGAAGCTTTGAGACAACTTCCTGCTGATGCTATTGATAAAGTAGAAGTTATTACTAATCCATCTGCGCGTTATGATGCTGAAGGAGGTTCTGGAATTATCAACATTATTCTTAAAAAAGGTAAAAATCAAGGTTTTAACGGAACTTTGATTGCCTCAACAGGTTTGCCTGAAACTTATGGTTTAAGTGCCAATGTGAATTATAAAACCGAAAAATTAAACTACTTCACAACTGCTGGATACAATTATAGAACAAATGAAGGAGCTGGTAAAACAAACTCTGAGTATTTAAATGCAGATGGAACTACAAAAAATTTCTTAGATGAAACACGTGATACAAAACGTGTTAGAAATGGATTTAATGGAAGAGCTGGAGTTGAATGGACACTTACACCAACAACTTTCTGGACAAATGCAATTAATTACCAAAATAATACTGGTGACGATCGTGATTTGATCAATTATTACAATTACGATGCAAATCGAGCTTTTACAGGTACATCTTACCGTTTAAATAACGCTGATACAGGAAGTGAAAATGTTGAATTTACTTCTAATTTAATTAAAAATTTCAACGACAAAGGACACAAACTTACTGCTGATTTTTCTATCTCAAGAAATACAGATGACAGCAATAGTACAATTACTGCTTCTCCAAATTTTAATACAACTTTAAACGACCAAGTACAGAAGCAAGTTTTAGCTCAAGTTGATTATGTGTTGCCTCTTGGTAAAGGCGGGCAGTTTGAAGCAGGTTACAAAGGAAGTTTTGGAGATCTGAATAACATCTATAATGTTAGCACTCTTGATTCGAATGGTCAGAATGTGACCGATCCTAATTTATCTAATACTTTAGAATATAAAGAAAACATCAATGCGCTTTATACGCAATATGGTTTCAAAGTAAATAAATTTTCTTATTTGTTTGGTTTAAGATGGGAAGATACCAACATCCAAGTTAACTTATTAGATAATAGTGATTTCAACACTAAAAAATACAACAATTTATTCCCAAGTGCTTTTGTTAGTTACGAAATTTCAGATCAAAGTAATTTCTCTGCAAGTTATAGCAAGCGTTTATCTAGACCAAGAGGACGTTTTATGAATCCTGCGGTAAACTATGCAAGTAACATCAATATCTTTCAAGGTAACCCTGATTTAGATCCTTCTTTAACAGATAAATATGATATTGGTTATATCAAAAGATGGAGTAAAGTAACTTTTAATACATCAGCTTATTTTGAGAACACAAAAGACGTTTTCAGCTTTGTAAGATCTCCTACTGGTGATGTTGTAACTCCTGACGGTGAAGTGGTAACTCCTGCACCAGGTGAAGTAGTTGATGGTACGCCAGTAATTAAAAGTTCTCCTATCAACTTAGGAAGAGAACAAAAATTTGGTTTCGAGTTTACATTCAATTACACGCCTTACAAATGGTGGAAATTGAACAGTAACTTTAACTTCTTTAACGTAAAAACTACTGGAGAAAACAGTTATACAGACACGCAAGGAAATGTGGTTGTTCAGAATTTAGATAATCAGGCTAATTCTTGGTTTGCGAGGATAAACTCTAAAGTTACATTGCCATACAAAATTGACTGGCAATTAACTGGGATGTACAATGGAGAACAAAAAACAGCTCAAGGTAAAAACTTAGGTCAATTCGGAATGAACACTGCTTTCAGTAAAGATGTAATGAAAGACAAAGCAACTATTGCATTTAATATTAGTGATGTTTTCAATTCTAGAAAAATGAGATCTTACACATACTTAGATAATGTAAATTCTTATAGTGAATTCCAATTCCGTAAACGTCAATTCAATTTATCGTTCACTTACCGTTTCAATAAACCAAAAGGTGAAAGAGATAAAAATATGCCTAAAAACAATGACGGCGGCGGAGAAGGCGGAGAATTTCCTGGATAA
- a CDS encoding helix-turn-helix domain-containing protein: protein MKSLDSFYKDITEGSTVEPNSLLPNDIQKEIGHFNVFDIKELLERMKGKPGMPYDRRAYYKISLIRGHNKAEYADKIIEIEKQGLLFATPKIPYNYLPQDTNQSGQFCVFTSEFLSKNKSGIDLDDLPIFASDGYPIFQLSDQEVEEVALIFNKIQREINSDYIYKYDLIRNYVAELIHFGQKLQPITALYSKHNSAARVSSLFAELLERQFPIESPNQRLELRTAKDFAERLSVHVNHLNKVLKENTGKTTTELISSRLTNEAKILLKQTDWNISEIAYSLGFEELAHFSNFFKKQTSFTPIAFRS, encoded by the coding sequence ATGAAATCTCTAGATTCATTTTACAAAGACATAACCGAAGGCTCAACAGTTGAACCAAATTCTTTACTTCCGAACGATATTCAGAAAGAAATCGGACATTTTAATGTTTTCGATATCAAAGAACTTCTAGAACGCATGAAAGGAAAACCTGGAATGCCTTATGATAGAAGAGCTTATTACAAAATAAGTTTAATTCGAGGTCACAACAAAGCCGAATATGCCGATAAAATAATTGAAATTGAAAAGCAAGGTTTATTATTTGCAACACCAAAAATTCCGTACAATTATTTGCCGCAAGACACCAATCAATCTGGGCAATTTTGTGTTTTTACAAGTGAGTTTTTATCTAAAAACAAAAGCGGAATTGATTTGGATGATCTTCCGATTTTTGCTTCAGATGGTTATCCTATTTTTCAATTATCGGATCAAGAAGTTGAAGAAGTCGCATTGATTTTCAATAAAATACAAAGAGAAATTAATTCTGATTATATTTACAAGTATGATTTAATTCGAAATTATGTTGCCGAATTAATTCACTTCGGGCAAAAATTGCAACCAATTACAGCATTATATTCTAAACACAATTCAGCAGCAAGAGTTTCTTCTTTATTTGCTGAATTATTAGAAAGACAATTTCCTATAGAATCTCCGAATCAGCGATTAGAATTGCGAACTGCCAAAGATTTTGCAGAAAGATTATCCGTTCACGTGAATCATTTAAATAAGGTTTTAAAGGAAAATACTGGAAAAACCACAACCGAATTAATTAGTTCAAGATTAACCAACGAAGCTAAAATCCTTTTAAAACAAACCGATTGGAATATTTCTGAAATCGCCTATTCTCTTGGTTTTGAAGAATTAGCGCATTTTTCTAATTTCTTTAAAAAGCAAACTTCTTTTACGCCAATTGCTTTTAGGAGTTAG
- a CDS encoding TonB-dependent receptor, which yields MSTQKKLFSSLFLLITFFSFSQQNQGFTVSGKVVENSGQTIPYATIIIEKTGLSVITDENGNYIFKNVPTGKHTLKISAIGFAVYKKQIEVSGNLNVSVKMETESQELESVTVLGRSSVDKVNKQAYNVTAVDAKKLHNSTLDLAHALDRVSGVRFREAGGVGSRSELSINGFSGNQIKIFIDGVPMDNFGSSFQINNIPINLADRVEVYKGVVPIWLGGDALGGAVNIVTNSKPRTYVDASYSFGSFNTFKTAINAGYTSKSGFTTEINAFQNYSDNNYWVNVETNDLETGKYYPETRVRRFHDNYHNETVIFNVGITGKKYADKLMIGFTAGQNKADIQTGARMVAVFGERYRRGNTLMPTLKYQVKDLFTKGLNVNITGNFNFGYEQTVDTVNRRYNWFGQYRQNDGPGGEAGRSLYKFKNNNGIATFNASYAIGEHHSLLINNTFNTFNRKGSDELYPESITYQQPEKLQKNILAAGYKFDYNEKWSTSLFVKNYDLSTTLTRSYNPSGNWGDVAYMELNDKSSNLGYGGASSYYLMRNVQLKASYEKTYRLPTSNEIFGDPNDNLQGNNNLKPESSNNVNLGLSYQTSFNDFNALTFDVNGIYRNSTDFIRTEFNNNQNKTVTVNQGSVKTKGIDGEIRYSYKKRFTSGINMTYQDIRNMTKYEPEQNYVSYYYKDRVPNIPYLFGNLDATVFFNDVFKKGNNLSAGYNLLYVHAYYLYWPSRGGSSGKHDIPTQFKHDLNLVYTMANGKYNIALECQNLLDNELVDNFSLQKPSRAFYLKFRYFFNKSNK from the coding sequence ATGTCAACTCAAAAAAAATTATTTTCCAGTTTATTTCTTCTTATCACGTTCTTCTCGTTTTCCCAGCAAAATCAAGGTTTTACAGTGTCTGGAAAAGTTGTTGAAAATTCTGGTCAAACAATTCCTTACGCAACAATTATTATCGAAAAAACGGGTTTAAGTGTAATTACAGATGAAAACGGAAACTATATTTTTAAAAATGTACCAACCGGAAAACACACTTTAAAAATTTCTGCGATCGGTTTTGCAGTTTATAAAAAACAAATAGAAGTTTCAGGCAATTTGAATGTTTCTGTCAAAATGGAAACGGAATCACAAGAATTAGAAAGTGTTACTGTTTTAGGGCGTTCATCAGTTGATAAAGTAAATAAACAAGCTTATAACGTAACAGCCGTTGATGCAAAAAAACTTCATAATTCGACTTTAGATTTGGCACATGCCTTAGATAGGGTGTCAGGTGTACGTTTTCGTGAAGCTGGAGGTGTAGGATCTCGATCAGAATTATCAATTAATGGATTTTCTGGTAACCAAATTAAAATTTTTATTGATGGTGTGCCAATGGATAATTTCGGATCGTCTTTTCAAATCAATAATATTCCAATTAATCTAGCTGATCGTGTAGAAGTTTACAAAGGTGTTGTGCCTATTTGGCTGGGCGGAGATGCTTTAGGTGGAGCTGTTAATATTGTAACGAATAGCAAACCACGAACATATGTGGATGCTTCTTATTCCTTTGGATCATTCAACACATTTAAAACTGCCATAAATGCTGGATATACTTCAAAAAGTGGTTTTACGACAGAGATTAATGCATTTCAAAATTATTCGGATAATAATTATTGGGTAAATGTTGAAACTAATGATTTGGAAACTGGAAAATATTATCCTGAAACAAGAGTAAGAAGATTTCATGATAATTACCATAATGAAACTGTAATCTTTAATGTTGGAATTACGGGTAAAAAATATGCCGATAAATTAATGATTGGTTTTACGGCCGGACAAAATAAGGCCGATATTCAAACTGGAGCTAGAATGGTAGCGGTATTTGGAGAAAGGTATAGACGTGGAAATACTTTGATGCCTACTTTGAAATACCAAGTAAAAGATTTGTTTACAAAAGGGTTGAATGTGAATATAACGGGGAATTTTAATTTTGGTTATGAACAAACTGTAGATACTGTAAATAGAAGATACAATTGGTTTGGGCAATATAGACAAAACGATGGCCCAGGCGGTGAAGCTGGTAGATCGCTTTATAAATTTAAAAACAACAATGGTATAGCTACTTTCAATGCAAGTTATGCTATCGGAGAACATCATTCTTTATTGATAAACAATACATTTAACACTTTTAATCGTAAAGGAAGTGATGAGCTTTATCCTGAGTCTATAACGTATCAGCAGCCTGAAAAGCTACAAAAGAATATTTTGGCAGCTGGTTATAAATTTGACTACAATGAAAAATGGAGCACGTCATTATTTGTGAAAAATTATGATTTGAGTACTACTCTTACCAGAAGTTATAATCCTTCTGGAAACTGGGGAGACGTTGCCTATATGGAGTTAAATGATAAATCATCTAATTTAGGTTATGGAGGAGCAAGTAGTTATTATTTAATGCGAAATGTACAACTAAAAGCTTCTTACGAAAAAACCTATAGATTGCCGACATCGAATGAAATTTTTGGTGATCCTAATGATAATTTACAGGGTAACAATAATTTAAAACCAGAATCGAGTAACAATGTCAATTTAGGTTTAAGTTATCAAACAAGCTTTAATGACTTTAATGCCTTGACATTTGATGTAAATGGTATATATCGTAATAGTACCGATTTTATCCGTACGGAATTTAATAATAATCAGAACAAAACGGTAACCGTTAATCAAGGTAGTGTAAAAACAAAAGGTATTGACGGGGAGATTCGATACTCTTACAAAAAGCGATTTACTTCTGGTATTAATATGACGTATCAGGATATACGCAACATGACCAAATATGAACCAGAACAAAATTATGTTTCCTATTATTATAAAGACAGAGTGCCCAACATTCCTTATTTGTTTGGTAATCTAGATGCAACAGTTTTTTTTAACGACGTGTTTAAAAAAGGAAATAATTTATCTGCGGGCTATAATCTTCTTTATGTACATGCATATTATTTGTATTGGCCAAGTAGGGGAGGTTCAAGTGGTAAACACGATATTCCAACGCAATTTAAGCATGATTTAAACTTGGTTTACACGATGGCTAATGGAAAGTATAACATTGCTTTAGAGTGTCAAAACTTATTGGATAATGAACTTGTGGATAATTTTTCACTTCAAAAACCTAGTCGTGCTTTTTATCTAAAATTTAGATACTTCTTTAACAAATCGAATAAATAA
- a CDS encoding DUF4374 domain-containing protein produces the protein MKTITKLPLLLAAFAFTFASCESNDEQNEGASGETGKSKYIVTVSTGATGVADYLLTADDVSKGSITTAGNGLEQDGTYRYYLSTQNKFFSFLYGQGNPGAVTTYGLTTNGVLTKTSNFQAETVQVFAPVNKDILMVKVPRSGASISYMYKVDAEQSVLTGTVSQDTRLLIGNKNPDLAERAHFTWATQVGDKVFMPYMKINGAGDTFGTRHADSTWVAVYTYPDLKLEKVIKDNRTSYLGAYFTNGLFQDEKGDAYGFSGAIGTANGVVTSTKPSAVVKINKGTTEFDKSYFFNVQEKSGGYKISSTSYISNGKFLLLMYGNAGTNSGAVKLAVADVYNQTFKWVTGMPSTLSNATTRYNITTEDGNSAILGVNTPDGNWIYAINGTTAVATQGMKVEGGQITAIQKLKY, from the coding sequence ATGAAAACAATTACCAAATTGCCTTTATTGTTAGCAGCATTTGCTTTCACTTTTGCTTCATGTGAGAGTAACGATGAGCAAAATGAAGGAGCTAGTGGAGAAACAGGAAAATCAAAATATATAGTTACCGTTTCTACAGGAGCAACAGGAGTCGCGGATTATTTATTAACTGCCGACGACGTTTCAAAAGGATCAATTACCACAGCAGGAAACGGATTAGAACAAGACGGTACTTATCGTTATTATTTGTCAACGCAAAATAAATTTTTTAGTTTCCTTTACGGTCAAGGAAACCCAGGAGCTGTTACTACATATGGTTTGACTACGAATGGAGTTTTAACTAAGACTTCAAATTTCCAGGCTGAGACAGTCCAAGTTTTTGCGCCAGTTAACAAAGATATTTTAATGGTAAAAGTACCTAGAAGTGGCGCATCAATTTCTTATATGTATAAAGTTGATGCAGAACAATCTGTACTTACAGGAACAGTATCACAAGATACAAGACTTTTAATTGGAAATAAAAATCCAGATTTAGCAGAAAGAGCGCATTTTACTTGGGCAACTCAAGTAGGAGATAAAGTATTTATGCCTTATATGAAAATTAACGGTGCTGGGGATACTTTTGGAACAAGACATGCTGATAGTACTTGGGTAGCTGTTTATACTTATCCAGATCTAAAATTAGAAAAAGTAATTAAAGATAACCGTACAAGTTACTTAGGAGCTTACTTTACTAATGGATTGTTTCAAGATGAAAAAGGAGATGCTTACGGATTTTCTGGAGCTATTGGTACAGCTAATGGTGTAGTTACCTCTACAAAACCTTCGGCTGTTGTTAAAATTAATAAAGGTACAACAGAATTTGACAAATCTTACTTCTTTAATGTTCAAGAAAAATCAGGAGGATACAAAATTTCTTCGACAAGTTATATCTCAAATGGTAAGTTTTTATTGTTAATGTACGGAAACGCTGGAACTAATTCTGGAGCTGTTAAGTTAGCTGTTGCTGACGTATACAACCAAACTTTTAAATGGGTTACTGGTATGCCTTCTACATTGTCAAATGCGACTACTCGTTACAATATTACAACAGAAGATGGAAATTCAGCTATTCTTGGTGTAAATACACCAGACGGAAACTGGATTTACGCTATCAACGGTACAACAGCTGTTGCTACACAAGGTATGAAAGTTGAAGGCGGACAAATTACTGCAATTCAGAAATTAAAATACTAA
- a CDS encoding 2'-5' RNA ligase family protein, whose amino-acid sequence MEKTYSVVFYSKTVVEPVKKLKDFLKSKIEWYNSCNSEAHITICEFTIDETQIDPVKQKLSKISNTFTPFEVSLDHFNSFPNAGAFFIGVNEDSKNNLVPIMKKIHKTLKSLKLKKSDNPHMSIGRRLTPENLKIASELFTTIDLKFECNEIVLRELEPHKQFFVIDTFPFGSNPEQEFVQGSLF is encoded by the coding sequence ATGGAAAAAACGTATTCAGTTGTATTTTATTCTAAAACAGTTGTTGAACCAGTCAAAAAACTAAAAGACTTTTTAAAAAGTAAAATAGAATGGTACAATAGCTGTAATTCTGAAGCGCATATTACGATTTGCGAATTTACGATTGATGAAACTCAAATTGATCCAGTTAAACAAAAGCTTTCTAAAATTTCGAATACTTTTACGCCTTTCGAAGTTTCTTTAGATCATTTTAATTCTTTCCCAAATGCTGGCGCTTTTTTTATTGGAGTAAACGAAGATTCTAAAAATAATCTTGTTCCGATTATGAAAAAGATTCATAAAACTTTAAAATCTCTAAAACTTAAAAAGAGCGATAATCCGCATATGTCAATTGGACGACGATTAACTCCAGAAAATCTCAAAATTGCTTCTGAACTTTTTACAACAATCGATCTTAAATTTGAATGTAATGAAATTGTTTTAAGAGAATTAGAACCTCATAAACAGTTTTTTGTAATTGATACTTTTCCTTTTGGAAGCAATCCAGAACAAGAATTTGTTCAAGGAAGTTTGTTTTAA
- a CDS encoding PepSY-associated TM helix domain-containing protein: MFSFLKSKPTPNNKKKSKKSLFKRVMAWLHLWLGLASGIIVVIVSLTGCIYVFEHEIKDFIEDWRFVKPQEKAFLLPSQLVSIADKKMKDKKATSVTFGEKDEAAIVGYFVEKKEDGERGGRVEKGENKKAEHKRGERKKDFAKNEGEKAKSDLKTQGKTGEKGKGKGKDEKRKGGRRSGTFISVYMNPYTGEILNVKTFSRGDSPDFFRWILNGHRALWLPYDIGRPIVGVAVLIFVVLLISGIVLWWPTKWIKSIIDKSFKIKWDASFKRVNYDMHNVFGFYSCIFLFFIAVTGLVWSFGWWSKSLYWVTSGGKPLTENRESPKSDTTNVVAFNITTADKVLLKLRKENPQASGILVNIPGKPSDPIGAFVYKQKNTYYNMDRYSYDQQSLKEISIKTPFSGKYVEANIPDKIRRMNYDIHVGSVLGLTGKIIAFFASLISATLPITGFIIWWGKQKWGKKKPAAKPKVAAKAIPVPKLKNTAEQEVTA, encoded by the coding sequence ATGTTTTCTTTTTTAAAATCAAAACCAACCCCAAACAATAAGAAAAAAAGTAAAAAATCACTTTTTAAGCGCGTTATGGCTTGGCTGCATTTGTGGCTTGGTTTAGCGTCTGGAATCATTGTAGTTATTGTCAGCCTTACGGGCTGTATTTATGTTTTTGAGCACGAAATAAAAGATTTTATCGAAGACTGGCGTTTTGTAAAACCTCAGGAAAAAGCATTTTTGTTGCCTTCTCAATTGGTTTCAATTGCAGATAAAAAAATGAAAGATAAAAAAGCTACAAGTGTTACTTTCGGAGAAAAAGACGAAGCGGCAATTGTAGGCTATTTTGTAGAGAAAAAAGAAGATGGCGAAAGAGGCGGTCGAGTAGAAAAGGGCGAAAACAAAAAAGCGGAACATAAAAGAGGAGAAAGAAAAAAAGATTTCGCTAAAAATGAAGGCGAAAAAGCAAAATCTGATTTAAAAACTCAAGGGAAAACTGGAGAAAAAGGCAAAGGAAAGGGAAAAGATGAAAAACGTAAAGGCGGCAGAAGATCTGGTACTTTTATTAGCGTTTATATGAATCCGTACACGGGAGAAATATTAAACGTAAAAACTTTTTCTAGAGGAGATTCGCCAGATTTTTTCAGATGGATATTAAACGGACATCGTGCTTTGTGGCTTCCGTATGATATTGGAAGACCAATTGTAGGTGTTGCTGTTCTAATTTTTGTGGTTTTATTAATTTCTGGTATCGTTTTATGGTGGCCAACAAAGTGGATAAAATCAATTATTGATAAAAGTTTTAAAATTAAATGGGATGCAAGCTTTAAACGTGTCAATTATGATATGCATAATGTGTTCGGTTTTTACAGCTGTATTTTCCTGTTTTTTATTGCCGTAACTGGTTTAGTTTGGAGTTTTGGATGGTGGAGTAAATCATTGTATTGGGTAACTTCTGGCGGAAAACCATTAACAGAAAACCGTGAATCTCCAAAATCAGATACTACAAATGTTGTAGCATTTAATATTACAACTGCCGACAAGGTATTATTAAAATTAAGAAAAGAAAATCCGCAAGCTTCTGGAATTTTAGTTAACATTCCAGGAAAACCTTCGGATCCAATTGGTGCTTTTGTTTACAAGCAGAAAAACACCTATTATAATATGGATCGTTACAGTTATGATCAGCAGTCTTTGAAAGAGATTTCGATTAAAACTCCTTTCTCAGGAAAATATGTTGAAGCAAATATTCCAGACAAAATCCGTCGTATGAATTATGATATTCACGTTGGAAGTGTTCTTGGACTAACAGGAAAAATTATTGCATTTTTTGCCAGCTTAATTTCTGCAACTCTTCCTATTACTGGATTTATAATTTGGTGGGGTAAACAGAAATGGGGTAAAAAGAAGCCCGCCGCAAAACCAAAAGTGGCAGCAAAAGCAATTCCTGTTCCTAAATTGAAAAATACAGCAGAACAAGAAGTTACTGCTTAA
- the arsC gene encoding arsenate reductase (glutaredoxin) (This arsenate reductase requires both glutathione and glutaredoxin to convert arsenate to arsenite, after which the efflux transporter formed by ArsA and ArsB can extrude the arsenite from the cell, providing resistance.): MIQIYHNPRCGKSRNCLAFIEQSKQEFEIIPYLTETPSVDELKKLLKQLNLEPIQLVRTKEKIWIENFKGKVLNEEQIINAMVENPILIERPIVVKDGKAIIGRDPDLVASFLD, from the coding sequence ATGATACAAATTTATCATAATCCGAGATGCGGAAAATCAAGAAACTGTCTTGCTTTCATAGAACAATCTAAACAAGAATTTGAAATTATTCCTTACTTGACAGAAACGCCAAGTGTCGACGAACTAAAAAAACTTTTGAAACAACTTAATTTAGAGCCTATTCAGTTGGTTAGAACGAAAGAAAAAATCTGGATTGAAAACTTTAAAGGAAAAGTTTTAAATGAGGAACAAATTATTAATGCAATGGTCGAAAACCCAATTTTAATAGAAAGACCAATAGTTGTAAAAGACGGAAAAGCTATAATTGGCAGAGATCCAGATCTTGTAGCTTCTTTTTTAGATTGA